In Crassostrea angulata isolate pt1a10 chromosome 4, ASM2561291v2, whole genome shotgun sequence, one genomic interval encodes:
- the LOC128180141 gene encoding uncharacterized protein ZK673.1-like — MSSPASTSHGYIKECQNNPTIDCSLYNINTTCDENGIYYPWAQEHCPLFCGFCQAPTVTIDCVDQLHNCDEYQRDLCTNSLYRLFREQNCRKYCRICKDFDFVPANSVFG; from the exons ATGTCTTCTCCTGCTTCTACTTCTCATGGATACATCAAAG AATGTCAGAATAATCCTACAATAGACTGTTCTTTATACAACATAAATACAACCTGTGACGAAAATGGAATATACTATCCTTGGGCACAGGAACATTGTCCACTATTTTGTGGATTTTGTCAAG CACCTACAGTAACAATAGATTGCGTGGACCAATTGCACAACTGTGACGAGTACCAGAGAGATTTGTGTACTAATTCTCTGTACAGGTTATTTAGGGAACAAAACTGCCGAAAGTACTGCAGGATTTGTAAAg atttcgaTTTTGTCCCTGCAAATTCAGTGTTTGGATGA
- the LOC128182496 gene encoding uncharacterized protein LOC128182496, producing the protein MMVTVTFTLLMTSFFHGSSSLPIESCPMFGCRPSGTFSYDIDVTNNVSLAWPKPFRQSESPDTLGCLGNEAIVVCQGDGRINRGYVSLNVDNGSLVWSDKVLNQPSLPMMDVYGDVVGTDGRKLVMYEVDGTLVKPIVNEKTCLQVRSFLISEKNIFAIVSKKGILVTVESNGVPHAFMDFRGWEERMNGTFIPIAPPVVNGHRIYMLTAFRPDNNKSELLMRRLYAVDIFNVLSGKLKVAWYYNFEKLSYSKYDIPIKHNVDDVSPPQILLNTDTETLYVNLPPLHYTENAIHLLYGFKDDLNSTVPTTLFKTPQSVSQLSMYESGKGRLETLKTENHGHWVPFQGIHKPRGAINENSDTINGSVLWAVSTDKSLILKLSPTDGSVLSHISLKNIFDMPAMVTSRIMVAKSKSPPGEFLIFGIDVSPSNGSVSKTFKNLCNNLLTNPHLGYYVVSIQLTNLVVNWVIDTPNQYPVVGQIAGIKRGKDKTDLLIVTTNAQQGSEVFALKT; encoded by the exons ATGATGGTGACCGTCACTTTTACGCTacttatgacgtcatttttccaTGGCAGCAGCTCTCTTCCGATAGAGAGTTGTCCCATGTTCGGCTGTCGTCCCTCTGGAACCTTCTCGTATGACATTGATGTCACTAACAATGTCTCATTAGCTTGGCCTAAACCTTTTCGACAATCTGAATCACCTGATACGTTAGGTTGTCTTGGAAACGAAGCAATTGTGGTATGTCAAGGTGACGGTCGGATAAACAG GGGTTATGTCAGCCTGAACGTTGACAACGGTTCCCTGGTCTGGTCGGACAAGGTTCTTAATCAACCCTCTCTGCCAATGATGGACGTCTACGGAGACGTTGTAGGGACGGATGGACGCAAGCTGGTGATGTACGAGGTCGATGGGACGCTGGTCAAGCCGATCGTCAACGAAAAGACCTGTTTACAGGTAagatcttttttaatttctg aaaaaaatatatttgccaTTGTTTCAAAGAAGGGAATATTGGTAACAGTTGAATCGA ACGGGGTTCCACATGCGTTCATGGATTTCCGAGGTTGGGAAGAACGCATGAATGGAACGTTTATTCCCATCGCACCGCCTGTAGTAAATGGGCACCGGATATACATGTTGACGGCCTTCCGTCCCGACAACAac AAATCGGAACTGTTGATGCGGCGGCTGTATGCTGTAGATATATTTAATGTTCTCTCTGGAAAACTGAAAGTTGCTTGGTATTACAACTTCGAAAAGCTCTCCTATTCGAAGTATGATATACCGATAAAACACAATGTAGACGATGTCTCTCCGCCACAAATCTTACTTAATACGGATACTGAAACACTCTATGTAAATTTACCGCCCCTGCATTATACGGAAAATGCCATTCACTTGTTATATGGCTTTAAAGATGACTTAAACAGCACAGTTCCGACCACATTGTTTAAAACACCACAGTCTGTTTCTCAACTTTCGATGTATGAATCGGGTAAAGGACGTTTGGAAACTCTAAAGACTGAAAACCATGGTCACTGGGTACCTTTTCAAGGAATACATAAACCACGAGGTGCCATCAACGAGAATTCCGATACCATAAATGGTTCTGTGCTTTGGGCCGTGTCAACAGATAAAAGTCTCATCCTTAAGTTATCTCCGACTGATGGATCAGTGTTGTCTCATATTTCTCTGAAGAATATTTTCGACATGCCAGCCATGGTTACGTCTAGAATCATGGTGGCGAAATCAAAGAGTCCACCGGGCGAGTTCCTTATTTTTGGAATAGACGTATCACCATCAAATGGTTCTGtctcaaaaacatttaaaaatctgTGCAACAATCTTTTAACAAATCCTCATTTAGGATACTACGTAGTTAGTATACAGCTTACAAATTTAGTTGTCAACTGGGTTATTGATACTCCAAACCAATATCCAGTGGTCGGACAAATAGCTGGGATTAAGCGAGGCAAGGACAAGACAGACTTGTTAATCGTAACAACCAATGCTCAACAGGGTTCAGAAGTATTTGCTTTAAAGACATAA
- the LOC128182495 gene encoding uncharacterized protein LOC128182495 gives MLYSKEGVLLRNNPILIFLFFVLIRTVNPCKWTNVATCPDTKDKWDMAASRKNCLSSSNCSDYHCVPTETNQLVEVCTKPFYLQGVCPYFDTFGERLQMGNVSCRTGSENCSARYLSTSVYKYKVCFPIQGQPSSGTSGMHTHDTEKNSWVLYVVIIFTVFIHQNQ, from the exons ATGTTATATTCCAAAGAAGGCGTCCTTCTAAGAAATAATCCCATTCTGATATTCTTGTTTTTCGTCTTAATTCGC ACAGTAAATCCATGCAAATGGACCAATGTTGCAACTTGCCCCGATACGAAAGATAAGTGGGACATGGCTGCATCCAGAAAGAATTGTTTATCGAGCAGCAATTGTTCCGACTATCACTGCGTACCAACTGAGACAAACCAACTTGTAGAAGTTTGCACAAAACCTTTCTATCTCCAAG GAGTGTGTCCGTACTTTGATACATTTGGAGAAAGGTTACAAATGGGAAATGTTTCATGTCGGACAGGGAGTGAAAATTGCTCTGCTAGATACTTATCTACATCTGTGTACAAAT ATAAAGTTTGTTTTCCAATCCAAGGACAGCCGTCATCTGGAACTTCAGG taTGCATACGCATGATACGGAAAAGAATTCCTGGGTACTTTACGTTGTTATCATCTTTACAGTATttattcatcaaaatcaatga
- the LOC128182494 gene encoding uncharacterized protein LOC128182494: MRDESTHNCIACPDGFIGRNCEKACIYPNYGKECQFYCKCGEALCNVSVGCVQATTIILPVLESTTYESSRRMILSTHVKVVKQTTTRPVVLYPDKYHGTAEQHLPLITVNVATHRDETNKPETKIHASYHHHRNKTEYVIKAIIFALFGIAVVLLLTIFYVYIRQKMHEARSF, translated from the exons ATGCGGGACGAAAGCACTCATAACTGTATAG CTTGTCCAGATGGTTTCATTGGCAGAAACTGCGAGAAAGCTTGCATATACCCGAACTATGGAAAAGAATGTCAGTTCTATTGTAAATGTGGCGAAGCACTGTGTAATGTATCAGTTGGATGTGTTCAag CAACAACAATTATTTTACCAGTACTTGAGAGCACGACCTATGAGAGTTCCAGACGGATGATCCTTTCAACACACGTAAAAGTGGTCAAACAAACAACAA CTAGACCAGTTGTCTTATATCCGGATAAATATCATGGAACCGCAGAGCAGCATCTCCCATTGATAACAGTGAATGTCGCCACACACCGTGACGAAACAAACAAACCCGAAACAAAAATCCATGCATCATATCATCACCATCGTAATAAAACTGAATATGTAATAAAAGCAATCATATTTGCTCTATTTGGAATAGCTGTTGTGTTGTTGCTgacaattttttatgtttacattcGTCAAAAAATGCACGAAGCTCGATCGTTTTAG